Proteins from a single region of Methanoculleus taiwanensis:
- a CDS encoding GNAT family N-acetyltransferase produces MTVQLLSDKEIWDTFVDESPSGLLFHKWDYLTITGKHTGYTFLPYGVYKGDELICLYPLFQKRIHGVNAVFSPPPLTVIPHLGCVMGREFGGLKQSKKETFLKLVADEMRQEIAGLSPNYISITLVPDFLDIRQFIWDGFSTSIHYSYAVNLEKSLDELWGDLHYKLRNKLKKAAKADMQLVKSNDLSAFYTLLSERYSDPALDIPVIDRAYLTDLMQAYPENIGLYYLYDAAGDVAGFVTTQEYKKFLLWIGTPRLETPLAGNEYLQWLLIEKAKAEGYRQLENMGANNKDLVFFKSKFNPDLLIYFEISKKDRLGAVTEWAYLNLVKKMMMRTGRV; encoded by the coding sequence ATGACAGTGCAGTTACTGAGCGACAAAGAGATCTGGGATACGTTCGTCGACGAGAGCCCTTCAGGGCTCCTCTTCCACAAGTGGGACTATCTCACCATCACCGGGAAGCATACGGGGTATACGTTCCTCCCGTACGGGGTGTATAAAGGAGACGAACTCATCTGCCTGTACCCGTTATTCCAGAAGAGGATTCACGGCGTAAACGCGGTCTTCTCGCCGCCCCCTCTGACCGTCATCCCGCACCTCGGGTGCGTCATGGGCAGGGAGTTTGGCGGACTGAAGCAGAGCAAGAAGGAAACCTTCCTCAAACTTGTCGCCGACGAGATGCGGCAGGAGATTGCAGGTCTCTCCCCAAACTACATCTCGATAACCCTCGTCCCGGACTTTCTCGATATCAGACAGTTCATCTGGGACGGGTTTTCCACGAGTATCCACTACTCCTATGCCGTCAACCTGGAGAAATCCCTCGACGAACTCTGGGGAGACCTCCACTACAAACTCCGGAACAAACTGAAGAAAGCTGCGAAAGCGGATATGCAACTCGTGAAGAGCAATGATCTCTCGGCGTTCTATACGCTGCTCTCCGAGCGCTACAGCGACCCCGCACTCGACATCCCCGTCATCGATCGTGCCTACCTCACCGATCTCATGCAGGCGTACCCGGAGAATATCGGGCTGTACTACCTCTACGATGCAGCGGGCGACGTGGCCGGGTTCGTCACCACCCAGGAGTACAAGAAGTTCCTCCTCTGGATAGGGACGCCGAGGCTTGAGACGCCGCTCGCCGGCAACGAGTACCTCCAGTGGCTCCTGATCGAGAAGGCAAAAGCCGAAGGCTACCGGCAGCTCGAGAATATGGGAGCGAACAATAAGGATCTCGTCTTCTTTAAATCAAAGTTCAATCCCGATCTCCTGATCTATTTTGAGATATCGAAGAAGGACAGGCTCGGTGCGGTCACCGAGTGGGCGTACCTCAATCTCGTCAAGAAGATGATGATGCGGACAGGGCGAGTATAG
- a CDS encoding phenylacetate--CoA ligase family protein → MYNRESVTAKALSLLPTYSTFRRTYAFLRRSQWWSREELEAYQRAELARLLDHAYEHVPYYRRIFDERGLKPEDIRNLADLRLLPFLTKEIIQNNLAELRATNYPENAFEYVTTGGSTGIPVGFYYEKGVSRAREWAFMKAQWDRVGYRFRDRCVILRGHVVDPDPEGVFWKKALFGRWLIMSSYHITEETLPAYIDRIRSFRPKYIQAYPSIISILATYMQKHEVEPFPTLKAILCGSENLYPWQRELVEDVFGCRIYSWYGNSEQTVLAGECEESSSYHIFPEYGIVELIGKDNLPVTAPGELGEVVATNLTNYVCPLIRYRTMDLAVRDTDHCPCGRAYPLLKKVEGRLQEFIVTRNDRLIPMTAVNMHSAVFDNVIQFQFYQEQEGEVILRIVRKPGYTDRDTESIRQESQKKLGEDVHITIRFVDSIPRTERGKYRFLIQQLPLENCDL, encoded by the coding sequence GTGTACAATCGGGAGTCGGTTACGGCTAAGGCTCTCAGCCTACTCCCTACCTACAGCACCTTCCGAAGAACGTATGCCTTTCTGCGGCGTTCGCAGTGGTGGAGCCGGGAGGAGCTCGAGGCCTATCAGCGTGCCGAACTTGCGCGGCTGCTCGACCACGCGTACGAGCACGTCCCCTACTACCGGCGTATCTTCGACGAGCGAGGCCTCAAACCGGAAGATATCCGGAATCTCGCTGACCTCCGCCTGCTTCCGTTTCTTACGAAGGAGATCATCCAGAACAACCTCGCTGAGCTTCGGGCGACCAACTACCCGGAGAATGCCTTTGAGTACGTAACGACCGGTGGGTCGACCGGTATTCCGGTCGGGTTCTACTACGAAAAAGGGGTCTCGCGGGCGAGAGAGTGGGCGTTTATGAAAGCGCAGTGGGACCGGGTCGGCTACCGGTTCCGTGACCGGTGCGTCATCCTCCGCGGCCACGTCGTCGACCCCGACCCCGAGGGGGTCTTCTGGAAGAAGGCACTCTTCGGCCGCTGGCTCATCATGTCGTCGTACCACATAACCGAAGAGACGCTGCCTGCCTACATCGACCGGATCCGGTCGTTCCGGCCGAAATATATTCAGGCCTATCCTTCCATCATCAGCATCCTCGCGACGTATATGCAGAAGCACGAGGTAGAACCGTTTCCGACGCTGAAGGCCATCCTCTGCGGGTCGGAGAACCTCTACCCCTGGCAGCGCGAGCTCGTTGAAGACGTCTTCGGGTGCCGGATCTACAGCTGGTACGGCAACAGCGAGCAGACCGTCCTTGCGGGAGAGTGCGAGGAGAGCTCGAGTTACCACATCTTCCCCGAGTACGGGATCGTCGAACTGATCGGCAAAGATAACCTCCCGGTGACCGCTCCCGGAGAGCTCGGCGAAGTCGTCGCGACAAACCTTACGAACTACGTCTGCCCGCTCATCCGCTACCGGACGATGGACCTCGCGGTCAGGGATACCGACCATTGCCCCTGCGGGCGTGCATACCCGCTGCTGAAGAAAGTGGAGGGGAGGCTGCAGGAGTTCATCGTCACGAGAAACGACCGTCTGATCCCCATGACCGCCGTGAACATGCACTCTGCGGTCTTTGACAATGTCATTCAATTCCAGTTCTACCAGGAACAAGAGGGTGAGGTCATACTCAGGATTGTACGTAAACCGGGGTACACCGACCGTGATACCGAGTCTATCCGGCAGGAGTCCCAGAAGAAACTCGGCGAGGATGTGCATATAACCATCCGGTTCGTCGACTCGATACCCCGCACCGAACGGGGCAAGTACCGCTTCCTGATACAGCAGCTTCCGCTTGAGAACTGTGATCTGTGA